From one Streptomyces sp. NBC_01478 genomic stretch:
- a CDS encoding winged helix-turn-helix domain-containing protein — protein sequence MTSAPRPTTDLSAADARRIALRAQGFLGAPDRRAGVRGVLRHLGAVQLDTISVLARSHELIPYARLGAVPRRTVEDAYWTETHAFEYWSHAACILPVEEWPHFAFRRRAYRSRPHWNHDLPDGTYDQVIKQLQTEGPLTSTELGGAKRTSEWWDWSGAKVAVERALMYGEVVCVERRGWKRVYDLAERAIPQPLLHDELDDTECLRRLVRLAGQSLGVGTRADIADYHRLKGEQVDTVIADSGLVPVTVEGWGKPAWADPTALETLPRGHHRTTLLSPFDSLIWERARTERIFGFTHRLEAYVPKPKRIHGYFAMPVLAGGRLVGRVDPAREGRTLVAKQVTLDGVKAVPSVAQALVEAASWVDCTDVRVERVDAPELRAPLARELVRLLA from the coding sequence ATGACGAGTGCCCCGCGCCCCACGACCGACCTGTCGGCAGCCGACGCCCGCCGCATCGCCCTGCGCGCACAGGGTTTCCTCGGCGCCCCCGACCGCCGCGCGGGCGTGCGCGGCGTGCTCCGCCATCTCGGCGCGGTCCAGCTCGACACCATCTCGGTCCTCGCCCGCTCCCACGAACTCATCCCGTACGCGCGCCTGGGCGCCGTCCCCCGCAGGACGGTGGAGGACGCGTACTGGACGGAGACACACGCCTTCGAGTACTGGTCCCACGCCGCCTGCATCCTCCCCGTCGAGGAGTGGCCCCACTTCGCCTTCCGCCGCCGCGCCTACCGCAGCCGCCCGCACTGGAACCACGACCTCCCGGACGGCACCTACGACCAGGTCATCAAGCAGCTCCAAACCGAAGGCCCGCTGACGTCAACGGAGTTGGGCGGCGCCAAGCGCACCAGCGAGTGGTGGGACTGGTCCGGCGCCAAGGTCGCCGTGGAGCGCGCGCTCATGTACGGCGAGGTGGTGTGCGTGGAGCGCCGCGGCTGGAAGCGGGTGTACGACCTCGCCGAGCGCGCGATCCCGCAGCCGCTTCTGCACGACGAGCTGGATGACACGGAGTGCCTTCGCCGGCTGGTCCGGCTGGCGGGCCAGTCCTTGGGCGTCGGCACGCGCGCGGACATCGCCGACTACCACCGCCTCAAGGGCGAGCAGGTCGACACGGTGATCGCCGACTCGGGCCTGGTCCCGGTCACGGTCGAGGGCTGGGGCAAGCCCGCCTGGGCCGACCCGACGGCCCTGGAGACACTCCCGCGCGGCCACCACCGCACCACACTCCTGTCCCCGTTCGACTCCCTGATCTGGGAGCGGGCCCGCACGGAGCGCATCTTCGGCTTCACCCACCGCCTGGAGGCCTACGTCCCCAAGCCGAAGCGGATCCACGGCTACTTCGCGATGCCGGTCCTGGCAGGTGGCCGGCTGGTCGGCCGCGTCGACCCGGCGAGGGAGGGCCGCACCCTGGTGGCCAAGCAGGTCACCCTGGACGGTGTGAAGGCCGTCCCGTCCGTGGCCCAGGCCCTGGTCGAGGCGGCGAGCTGGGTGGACTGCACGGACGTACGCGTGGAGCGGGTCGACGCCCCCGAACTGCGCGCCCCCCTCGCCAGGGAGCTCGTCCGTCTCCTGGCGTGA
- a CDS encoding ComF family protein — translation MRGWWRDLTDLVLPAECGGCGRPRTVLCPECRAALTGAVPSRVRPTPEPAGLPAAYAAAPYADEVRAVLLAHKERGALALTGPLGAALAGAVRVGLREQWGLGDGAVRVDGAAREVGRGLTSGFGELGEEGDAGGGRGRGRRSDVGGGHGEGRPRHGEGRRSDQGGRGGGVAGGAGCGRGDVGGPASSRSGAGGPVLLVPVPSARWAVRARGHDPARRIALAAAGELRRSGTPARVVAVLRQRRWVADQSGLNSRERLDNLAGALEVVAGGALLLAGGPVVLVDDLMTTGASLREAARAVREAIACGGEVGATAAVYGRVSREGREEHIGRPMENGRNMALSAPGIVDVNGPADLICAAVIAASPDSFEINRN, via the coding sequence ATGCGGGGGTGGTGGCGGGATCTCACGGACCTGGTGCTGCCGGCCGAGTGCGGAGGCTGCGGGAGGCCTCGCACGGTGCTCTGCCCGGAGTGCCGTGCGGCCCTGACCGGGGCCGTGCCGAGCCGGGTACGGCCGACGCCCGAGCCGGCCGGGCTGCCGGCGGCGTACGCGGCGGCTCCTTACGCGGACGAGGTGCGCGCGGTGCTCCTCGCCCACAAGGAACGCGGCGCACTGGCCCTCACGGGGCCGCTGGGCGCGGCGCTGGCGGGCGCTGTGCGGGTGGGGCTTCGGGAGCAGTGGGGGTTGGGGGACGGGGCTGTGAGAGTGGACGGTGCTGCGAGGGAGGTGGGCAGGGGCTTGACGTCGGGGTTCGGGGAGCTGGGGGAGGAGGGTGACGCGGGCGGCGGGCGCGGTAGGGGGCGCAGAAGTGACGTGGGCGGCGGGCACGGCGAAGGTCGCCCGAGGCACGGCGAAGGTCGCCGGAGTGACCAGGGCGGCCGGGGTGGAGGTGTCGCAGGGGGAGCGGGGTGTGGTCGGGGAGATGTCGGGGGCCCCGCCTCGTCCAGAAGTGGGGCCGGAGGTCCTGTGCTGCTGGTTCCCGTGCCCTCCGCGCGATGGGCCGTGCGGGCCCGGGGTCATGATCCGGCGCGGCGGATCGCGTTGGCGGCGGCGGGGGAGTTGCGGCGGAGCGGGACGCCGGCCCGGGTGGTGGCCGTGTTGCGGCAGCGGCGGTGGGTCGCGGATCAGTCGGGGCTCAACTCCCGGGAGCGGCTGGACAATCTCGCCGGTGCGCTGGAGGTGGTCGCGGGCGGCGCCCTGTTGCTCGCGGGCGGTCCGGTGGTGCTCGTCGACGACCTGATGACGACGGGGGCCTCCTTGAGGGAGGCGGCGCGTGCCGTGCGTGAGGCGATCGCGTGCGGCGGAGAAGTTGGCGCAACTGCCGCCGTGTATGGCCGTGTGTCCAGGGAAGGCAGAGAGGAACACATCGGGAGACCGATGGAGAACGGGAGGAACATGGCACTCAGTGCACCGGGAATCGTGGACGTGAACGGCCCCGCTGACCTGATCTGCGCGGCAGTGATCGCCGCGTCGCCGGATTCCTTCGAAATAAACCGGAACTGA
- the hpf gene encoding ribosome hibernation-promoting factor, HPF/YfiA family, with product MDIVVKGRKTEVPERFRKHVAEKLKLEKIQKLDGKVISLDVEVSKEPNPRQADRCDRVEITLRSRGPVIRAEASANDPYAALDLAAEKLDARLRKQHDKRNTRRGARRLTAAEVPDHVPGAATLNGNGHAVPDEQSDGVPTKKIGSLEVKGEGPLVVREKTHVASPMSLDQALYEMELVGHDFYLFVDSETKEPSVVYRRHAYDYGVIHLSTDPMVTQAQPPAAGGTLGG from the coding sequence GTGGACATCGTCGTCAAGGGCCGCAAGACCGAGGTGCCCGAGCGGTTCCGCAAGCACGTGGCCGAGAAGCTGAAGCTGGAGAAGATCCAGAAGCTCGACGGCAAGGTGATCAGCCTCGACGTGGAGGTGTCCAAGGAGCCGAACCCCCGACAGGCCGACCGTTGTGACCGAGTGGAGATCACGCTCCGCTCCCGCGGTCCGGTGATCCGGGCGGAGGCCTCGGCCAACGATCCGTACGCGGCACTCGACCTCGCGGCGGAGAAGCTGGATGCCCGGCTGCGCAAGCAGCACGACAAGCGCAACACGCGCCGCGGTGCCCGTCGGCTCACCGCCGCCGAGGTCCCCGACCACGTCCCGGGCGCGGCGACGCTCAACGGCAACGGCCACGCCGTTCCGGACGAGCAGTCGGACGGTGTGCCCACCAAGAAGATCGGCTCGCTGGAGGTCAAGGGCGAAGGCCCCCTGGTCGTCCGCGAGAAGACCCACGTCGCCTCTCCGATGTCCCTCGACCAGGCGCTCTACGAGATGGAACTGGTCGGACACGACTTCTACCTGTTCGTCGACTCCGAGACCAAGGAACCGAGCGTCGTCTACCGACGGCACGCCTACGACTACGGCGTCATCCACCTCAGCACGGACCCGATGGTCACGCAGGCGCAACCGCCCGCGGCCGGCGGCACGCTGGGCGGCTGA
- the mtrB gene encoding MtrAB system histidine kinase MtrB: MSRDSAASAPGGSGARAGRPVGRTAAGSRWGRLWEGGLLQGGVQGSPVLRLFMRWVRRPLLPVMRLWRRNIQLKVVVTTLLMSLGVVLLLGFVVIGQVRNGLLDAKVKASQSQATGGFAVAKQRADEAASGTADDGSATGGNSPQNVISWMSDLVSSLSSGGQGAFDVVTLPAGADSGAGRSPRGSGYVDPSASVPEALRARVNDNTSAAQSYTRIIYSNGKESQPALVVGKQVNDLNNNPYQLYYLFPLTQEEKSLSLVKGTLATAGLFVVVLLGAIAWLVVRQVVTPVRMAAGIAERLSAGRLQERMKVTGEDDIARLGEAFNKMAQNLQLKIQQLEDLSRMQRRFVSDVSHELRTPLTTVRMAADVIHDARVDFDPMTARSAELLADQLDRFETLLADLLEISRFDAGAAALEAEPIDLREVVRRVLSGAEPLAERKGTQIRVVGDQQPVVAEADPRRVERVLRNLVVNAVEHGDGKDVIVKLASAGGAVAIAVRDYGVGLKPGEATRVFSRFWRADPARARTTGGTGLGLSIALEDARLHGGWLQAWGEPGGGSQFRLTLPRTADEPLRGSPIPLEPKDSRRNRGLNDAGLPSGGGDKRATVPVQPMGDQVPPMASRDPIAPRPATTATADPTALPGNGARVVPRPTGSARRQEDRSPADPARSEAPGSTDPAAVPEDSNKQGEASRGR; encoded by the coding sequence ATGTCCAGAGACAGTGCCGCCTCGGCGCCCGGAGGGTCCGGGGCCCGCGCGGGGCGGCCTGTCGGCCGGACGGCGGCGGGCTCCCGGTGGGGACGCCTGTGGGAGGGCGGGCTGCTGCAGGGCGGAGTCCAGGGCAGCCCGGTCCTCCGTCTGTTCATGCGCTGGGTGCGCCGGCCGTTGCTGCCGGTCATGCGGCTGTGGCGGCGCAACATCCAGCTCAAGGTCGTCGTCACGACCCTGCTGATGTCGCTCGGCGTCGTCCTGCTGCTGGGCTTCGTCGTCATCGGCCAGGTGCGCAACGGCCTGCTGGACGCCAAGGTGAAGGCCTCGCAGAGCCAGGCCACGGGCGGTTTCGCCGTGGCCAAGCAGCGGGCCGACGAGGCGGCCAGCGGGACCGCCGACGACGGTTCCGCGACCGGCGGCAACTCCCCGCAGAACGTCATCTCATGGATGAGCGACCTCGTGTCGTCGCTGTCCAGCGGCGGTCAGGGAGCCTTCGACGTGGTGACGCTGCCGGCGGGCGCGGACAGCGGCGCCGGTCGCAGCCCGCGCGGTTCCGGGTACGTCGACCCGTCCGCCAGCGTGCCCGAAGCCCTGCGCGCCCGCGTCAACGACAACACGTCGGCGGCCCAGAGCTACACCCGGATCATCTACAGCAACGGCAAGGAGTCCCAGCCCGCGCTGGTCGTCGGCAAGCAGGTCAACGACCTGAACAACAACCCGTACCAGCTCTACTACCTCTTCCCGCTCACCCAGGAGGAGAAGTCGCTCAGCCTGGTCAAGGGGACGCTTGCGACGGCCGGGCTCTTCGTCGTCGTACTCCTCGGGGCCATCGCCTGGCTCGTCGTGCGGCAGGTCGTCACGCCGGTGCGGATGGCCGCCGGGATCGCCGAGCGGCTGTCCGCAGGGCGGCTCCAGGAGCGGATGAAGGTCACCGGTGAGGACGACATCGCGCGGCTCGGCGAGGCCTTCAACAAGATGGCGCAGAACCTCCAGTTGAAGATCCAGCAGTTGGAGGACCTCTCGCGGATGCAGCGGCGGTTCGTGTCCGACGTGTCGCACGAACTGCGGACGCCGCTGACGACCGTACGCATGGCGGCCGATGTCATCCATGACGCGCGCGTGGACTTCGATCCGATGACCGCGCGGTCGGCGGAGCTGCTGGCCGACCAGTTGGACCGGTTCGAGACGCTGCTCGCGGACCTGCTGGAGATCAGCCGGTTCGACGCGGGCGCGGCGGCCCTGGAGGCCGAGCCGATCGACCTCAGAGAGGTCGTACGGCGGGTGCTCAGCGGCGCAGAGCCGCTCGCCGAGCGCAAGGGCACGCAGATACGGGTCGTCGGCGACCAGCAGCCCGTGGTCGCCGAGGCCGATCCCCGGCGGGTGGAGCGGGTGCTGCGCAATCTCGTCGTCAACGCCGTGGAGCACGGCGACGGCAAGGACGTCATAGTCAAGCTCGCCTCCGCGGGCGGGGCGGTAGCCATCGCGGTGCGCGACTACGGGGTGGGGCTCAAGCCCGGTGAGGCGACCCGGGTGTTCAGCCGCTTCTGGCGGGCGGACCCGGCACGCGCGCGTACCACCGGTGGTACGGGTCTGGGGCTGTCCATCGCCCTGGAGGACGCGCGGCTGCACGGCGGCTGGTTGCAGGCGTGGGGTGAGCCGGGCGGCGGTTCGCAGTTCCGGCTGACGCTGCCGCGGACCGCGGACGAACCGCTACGGGGCTCGCCGATACCCCTGGAGCCCAAGGACTCACGCCGTAATCGTGGACTTAATGACGCCGGTCTGCCGAGCGGGGGCGGGGACAAGCGCGCGACGGTCCCGGTGCAGCCGATGGGCGACCAGGTGCCGCCGATGGCCTCGCGGGACCCGATCGCCCCGAGGCCGGCCACCACGGCCACGGCGGACCCGACGGCGCTGCCCGGCAACGGCGCGCGCGTGGTGCCCCGGCCGACCGGCAGCGCCCGGCGGCAGGAGGACCGGTCGCCCGCGGATCCGGCTCGGAGCGAGGCTCCGGGCAGCACGGACCCGGCCGCTGTACCGGAGGACTCGAACAAGCAAGGGGAGGCATCTCGTGGGCGCTGA
- the mtrA gene encoding two-component system response regulator MtrA produces MMSFMKGRVLVVDDDTALAEMLGIVLRGEGFEPSFVADGDKALAAFRESKPDLVLLDLMLPGRDGIEVCRLIRAESGVPIVMLTAKSDTVDVVVGLESGADDYIVKPFKPKELVARIRARLRRSEEPAPEQLAIGDLVIDVAGHSVKRDGQSIALTPLEFDLLVALARKPWQVFTREVLLEQVWGYRHAADTRLVNVHVQRLRSKVEKDPERPEIVVTVRGVGYKAGPS; encoded by the coding sequence ATGATGTCGTTTATGAAGGGACGAGTCCTTGTCGTCGATGACGACACCGCACTGGCCGAGATGCTCGGCATTGTGTTGCGTGGTGAAGGTTTTGAGCCGTCTTTCGTAGCCGACGGCGACAAGGCGCTGGCCGCTTTCCGTGAGAGCAAGCCCGACCTGGTGCTCCTGGACCTGATGCTGCCCGGACGGGACGGTATCGAGGTGTGCCGCCTGATCAGGGCGGAGTCCGGGGTGCCGATCGTGATGCTCACGGCGAAGAGCGACACCGTCGATGTCGTGGTGGGCCTGGAGTCGGGCGCTGACGACTACATCGTGAAGCCGTTCAAGCCGAAGGAGCTGGTCGCCCGGATCCGGGCGCGGCTGCGGAGGTCGGAGGAGCCGGCGCCCGAGCAGCTCGCCATAGGCGATCTGGTCATCGACGTGGCCGGTCACTCCGTGAAGCGGGACGGGCAGTCGATCGCGCTGACGCCGCTGGAGTTCGACCTGCTGGTCGCGCTGGCCCGTAAGCCGTGGCAGGTGTTCACGCGTGAGGTGCTCCTGGAGCAGGTCTGGGGCTACCGCCACGCGGCCGACACCCGGCTGGTCAACGTGCATGTCCAGCGGCTGCGCTCCAAGGTCGAGAAGGACCCGGAGCGGCCGGAGATCGTGGTGACCGTCCGCGGGGTCGGTTACAAGGCGGGACCGAGCTGA
- a CDS encoding LpqB family beta-propeller domain-containing protein, protein MGADREGGARRKPGRAVAYVAMGVVVLAGCASMPDSGDLRGVESTPRQDTQVRVFAMPPREDASQGEIVQGFLEALTSDDPNYKTARLYLTAKAAREWQPGLSTTVLADGPSTDAVRPPVGQEDTGTFTYTLAGDRVATVDSQQAYAPADGKYSKAVHLTKDAKSGQWRIDGLPQGVVMGESDFQRNYMSVNKYYFASNTSAGTNSQTIAVADPVFVRRRVDPMTQMVRSLLNGPTSWLGPVVRSSFPTGTALRKGVTSLTPDDQNRLTVPLNQKASRVGLARCDEMATQILYTLQTITPTVDEVELQAANGAQLCVYNVNSAESLAAHGAVNRPEYLYFLDDKHRVVRMPGVSRGTHADPVPGALGEGDRQLRSVAVSRDEEVGAGVGLDGKSLYVGSMVSGASLGDPVLTSQGKTEADRLTAPSWDAQGDLWVADRDPKKPRLLVLQKGAGQPIAVETLGLDGRIESVRVAADGVRIALVVEKNGKRSLLIGRIQRSGTTGEPPVVSVLELRSVTPDLEEITAMSWAGDSRLVVVGREHEGVLQMRYVQVDGSTPEGPAPAALTGVKEIAASEDDKLPLVAYSEDGIVRLPSGAQWQKVVKTGSAPVYPG, encoded by the coding sequence GTGGGCGCTGACCGCGAGGGGGGCGCCCGGCGGAAGCCGGGACGCGCGGTGGCGTACGTCGCGATGGGCGTCGTAGTGCTGGCGGGGTGCGCCTCGATGCCCGACAGCGGGGATCTCCGGGGGGTCGAGTCGACGCCGCGACAGGACACCCAGGTGCGCGTTTTCGCGATGCCGCCCCGGGAGGACGCGTCGCAGGGGGAGATCGTGCAGGGCTTCCTGGAGGCGCTGACCAGTGACGATCCGAACTACAAGACAGCGCGCCTGTACCTGACCGCCAAGGCCGCGCGGGAATGGCAGCCCGGGCTGTCCACCACGGTGCTCGCCGACGGGCCGAGCACGGACGCCGTCCGTCCCCCGGTCGGCCAGGAGGACACCGGCACCTTCACGTACACACTGGCCGGCGACCGGGTTGCCACGGTGGACTCGCAGCAGGCCTACGCGCCGGCGGACGGGAAGTACAGCAAGGCCGTACATCTGACGAAGGACGCGAAGAGCGGCCAGTGGCGCATCGACGGGCTCCCGCAGGGCGTCGTCATGGGGGAGTCGGACTTCCAGCGCAACTACATGTCCGTCAACAAGTACTACTTCGCGTCGAACACCTCGGCCGGGACGAACTCGCAGACGATCGCCGTCGCCGACCCCGTGTTCGTACGGCGGCGGGTGGACCCCATGACGCAGATGGTGCGGTCGCTCCTCAACGGGCCCACCAGTTGGCTCGGGCCCGTGGTCAGGTCGAGCTTCCCCACCGGGACGGCGCTGCGCAAGGGCGTCACCTCGCTGACGCCCGACGACCAGAACAGGCTGACGGTCCCGTTGAACCAGAAGGCCTCGCGGGTGGGGCTGGCCCGGTGCGACGAGATGGCCACGCAGATCCTGTACACGCTCCAGACCATCACGCCCACGGTGGACGAGGTCGAGCTGCAGGCCGCCAACGGCGCGCAGTTGTGCGTCTACAACGTCAACAGCGCCGAGTCTCTCGCGGCACACGGTGCCGTGAACCGCCCCGAGTACCTGTACTTCCTCGACGACAAGCACCGCGTGGTGCGGATGCCCGGCGTCAGCCGCGGCACGCACGCCGATCCGGTGCCGGGCGCGCTGGGCGAGGGCGACAGGCAACTGCGGTCGGTTGCGGTGTCGCGCGACGAGGAGGTCGGGGCCGGGGTCGGTCTCGACGGGAAGTCGCTCTACGTCGGGTCGATGGTGTCCGGTGCATCGCTCGGGGACCCCGTGCTCACCAGCCAGGGCAAGACGGAGGCCGACCGGCTGACGGCGCCCAGTTGGGACGCGCAGGGCGACCTCTGGGTGGCCGACCGGGACCCGAAGAAGCCCCGGCTGCTCGTGTTGCAGAAGGGCGCGGGGCAGCCGATAGCGGTGGAGACGCTGGGGCTGGACGGCCGTATCGAGTCGGTGCGGGTGGCCGCCGACGGGGTGCGGATCGCGCTCGTCGTGGAGAAGAACGGCAAGCGGTCCCTGCTCATCGGGCGGATCCAGCGGAGCGGGACGACGGGGGAGCCGCCGGTGGTCTCGGTGCTCGAACTCCGTTCCGTCACCCCGGACCTGGAGGAGATCACGGCCATGTCGTGGGCCGGGGACAGCCGGCTCGTGGTGGTGGGACGCGAGCACGAAGGCGTGCTGCAGATGCGGTACGTCCAGGTCGACGGCTCCACGCCCGAGGGTCCGGCGCCCGCGGCCCTGACCGGGGTGAAGGAGATCGCCGCGTCCGAGGACGACAAGCTGCCGCTGGTGGCCTACTCGGAGGACGGGATCGTACGGCTGCCCAGCGGGGCGCAGTGGCAGAAGGTCGTCAAGACGGGGTCGGCGCCGGTTTATCCGGGGTGA
- a CDS encoding GNAT family N-acetyltransferase has translation MEPVTLTTDRLLLRGVGPQDTDVVYSAAQDPEIQRWTTIPSPYLLEHARSFTEQLVPEGWANCSMFTFGVFLPEGELVGMLAITMRSLGVGEVGFWATKRHRGNGYITEATVAVSRWAFTRLSIDRVEWRAEVGNKGSRAVAEHAGFTIEGTLRSAINNKGVRRDCWVGSLLPSDLGLPSTAPYLPAQP, from the coding sequence ATGGAACCCGTCACGCTCACGACCGACCGTCTTCTCCTGCGCGGCGTCGGCCCGCAGGACACCGATGTCGTGTATTCCGCCGCCCAGGACCCCGAGATCCAGCGCTGGACGACGATCCCCTCGCCCTATCTCCTGGAGCACGCGCGGAGTTTCACCGAGCAACTGGTCCCCGAGGGCTGGGCGAACTGTTCGATGTTCACCTTCGGTGTCTTTCTCCCCGAAGGGGAGTTGGTGGGCATGCTCGCCATCACGATGCGCTCCCTGGGCGTCGGCGAGGTCGGCTTCTGGGCCACGAAGCGGCACCGCGGCAACGGCTACATCACCGAGGCCACCGTCGCCGTCTCCCGCTGGGCCTTCACCCGGCTGTCGATCGACCGCGTGGAATGGCGCGCGGAGGTCGGCAACAAGGGCTCCCGCGCGGTGGCCGAGCACGCCGGTTTCACCATCGAGGGCACGCTCCGCTCCGCGATCAACAACAAGGGCGTACGACGGGACTGCTGGGTGGGCTCCCTGCTCCCGTCGGACCTGGGCCTGCCGTCGACGGCGCCGTACCTCCCCGCCCAGCCGTAA
- the mtnA gene encoding S-methyl-5-thioribose-1-phosphate isomerase, which translates to MADQHAQSGEDGRPTEIPAIRWDEPPEGPVLVLLDQTRLPAEEVELVCTDASALVDAIRSLAVRGAPLLGIAGAYGVALAAARGFDVDEAAIALAGARPTAVNLSVGVRRARAAHRDAVSKGGDPEQAAGAALAAARRLHREDAEASARMAAHGLALLDELLPGGGHRILTHCNTGALVSGGEGTAFAVALAAHRDGRLRRLWVDETRPLLQGARLTAYEAARNGMAYTLLTDNAAGSLFAAGEVDAVLIGADRIAADGSVANKVGSYPLAVLARYHHVPFIVVAPVTTVDMDTPDGASIEVEQRPGFEVTEITSPQVTVSGAGGGIPVAPLGTQAYNPAFDVTPPELVTAIVTEEGAVSPVTAGALAELCDRSRQVTI; encoded by the coding sequence ATGGCTGATCAGCACGCGCAATCCGGCGAGGACGGCCGGCCGACCGAGATACCCGCGATCCGATGGGACGAGCCCCCCGAGGGTCCGGTGCTGGTCCTTCTCGACCAGACGAGACTGCCGGCCGAGGAGGTCGAGCTGGTGTGCACGGACGCGTCCGCGCTGGTGGACGCGATCCGCTCGCTGGCGGTGCGCGGGGCGCCGCTGCTCGGCATCGCGGGGGCGTACGGCGTCGCGCTCGCCGCCGCGCGGGGCTTCGACGTGGACGAGGCCGCGATCGCGCTGGCGGGCGCCCGGCCCACCGCGGTGAACCTCTCCGTGGGCGTGCGCAGGGCCCGGGCCGCGCACCGGGACGCGGTGTCCAAGGGAGGTGATCCGGAGCAGGCTGCCGGGGCCGCGTTGGCGGCGGCGCGGCGGCTGCACCGGGAGGACGCCGAGGCCAGCGCGCGGATGGCCGCGCACGGACTGGCCCTGCTGGACGAGCTGTTGCCCGGTGGTGGGCACCGGATTCTGACCCACTGCAACACCGGGGCGCTGGTGTCGGGCGGCGAGGGCACGGCCTTCGCGGTGGCGCTCGCGGCGCACCGGGACGGGCGGCTGAGGCGGCTGTGGGTGGACGAAACGCGTCCGTTGCTGCAAGGTGCTCGCCTGACGGCGTATGAGGCGGCACGCAACGGAATGGCGTACACCTTGCTCACGGACAACGCGGCGGGCTCTTTGTTCGCGGCCGGGGAGGTGGACGCGGTACTGATCGGGGCGGACCGGATCGCCGCCGACGGTTCGGTGGCGAACAAGGTGGGGAGCTATCCGCTCGCCGTGCTCGCCCGGTACCACCATGTGCCGTTCATCGTGGTGGCGCCGGTGACGACGGTGGATATGGACACGCCGGACGGGGCGTCCATCGAGGTGGAGCAGCGCCCCGGCTTCGAAGTGACGGAGATCACGTCACCCCAAGTGACGGTGTCGGGAGCGGGAGGCGGGATTCCGGTGGCACCCCTGGGGACCCAGGCGTACAACCCGGCGTTCGACGTGACGCCTCCCGAGCTGGTGACGGCGATCGTCACCGAAGAAGGCGCTGTTTCGCCCGTGACGGCGGGGGCGCTGGCAGAGCTGTGTGACAGGTCACGACAGGTAACGATTTAG
- a CDS encoding response regulator, with amino-acid sequence MADSFGPMHVGDTDGGVVGMGPEAGSTRKEPIRVLVVDDHALFRRGLEIVLAAEEDIQVVGEAGDGAEAVDKAADLLPDIVLMDVRMPKRGGIEACTSIKEVAPSAKIIMLTISDEEADLYDAIKAGATGYLLKEISTDEVATAIRAVADGQSQISPSMASKLLTEFKSMIQRTDERRLVPAPRLTDRELEVLKLVATGMNNRDIAKQLFISENTVKNHVRNILEKLQLHSRMEAVVYAMREKILEIR; translated from the coding sequence ATGGCGGACAGCTTCGGACCGATGCATGTCGGTGATACCGACGGCGGCGTCGTCGGCATGGGCCCGGAAGCGGGCTCGACACGCAAGGAGCCGATCAGAGTCCTTGTCGTGGACGACCACGCACTCTTCCGCCGCGGCCTGGAGATCGTGCTGGCGGCCGAGGAGGACATCCAGGTCGTCGGCGAGGCCGGTGACGGCGCGGAGGCCGTGGACAAAGCGGCGGATCTGCTGCCGGACATCGTCCTGATGGACGTACGGATGCCGAAGCGGGGCGGGATCGAGGCGTGCACCTCCATCAAGGAGGTGGCACCCAGCGCGAAGATCATCATGCTGACGATCAGCGATGAAGAAGCCGATCTCTACGACGCGATCAAGGCGGGCGCGACGGGATATCTCCTCAAGGAGATCTCGACCGACGAAGTGGCCACCGCCATTCGCGCCGTGGCCGACGGGCAGTCGCAGATCAGCCCCTCCATGGCGTCGAAACTGCTCACCGAGTTCAAGTCGATGATCCAGCGCACCGACGAGCGCCGACTGGTGCCGGCGCCGCGGCTCACCGACCGTGAGCTGGAGGTTCTCAAACTCGTCGCCACAGGTATGAACAACCGCGATATCGCCAAGCAGTTGTTCATTTCCGAGAACACCGTGAAGAACCATGTGCGCAACATCCTGGAGAAGCTGCAGCTTCACTCCAGGATGGAGGCGGTGGTCTACGCGATGCGCGAGAAGATCCTCGAGATCCGCTGA